The Hymenobacter baengnokdamensis genome includes a region encoding these proteins:
- a CDS encoding xanthine dehydrogenase molybdopterin binding subunit, which produces MNHLDPQRHVRGESQYLDDVPVQQGTLYAAVYESPLAHGILNSLDLDAAQKAPGVVRILTAADIPGRNQIGGIVPDEPLLAEGHVHFRGQPVALVLARTEAQAHAALKFIKIDISPLPVVTDPRRAAAQGELIVPPRTFRIGDSAGAFAQCDYVFEGVAESGGQEHLYIETQGAYAFPTELGGVKIISSTQGPTAVQRHCAVVLGVGMHQVEVDVTRLGGGFGGKEDQATPWGCLAALGTFLVKKPVKLVLDRMADMRMTGKRHPYSSDFKIGLSKDLKILAYEVTYYQNAGAAADLSPAVLERTLFHTTNAYYIPNVTATANSCRTNLPPNTAFRGFGGPQGMFVIESAITRAAEALGVLPSDIQRRNLLREGDRFPYRQPAEGCHAEQAWDTAAELFDLAKQRAEIAAFNSRNTIFKKGLAVMPICFGISFTKTFMNQTRALVHIYTDGSVGISTGAVEMGQGVNTKIAQVAARTLGISINRIKIESTNTTRVANTSPSAASATADLNGRATQLACLALRERLLRHASTEFRVDYEGITIENEQVLAAGIPAETTWEKLVSSAFVRRVALTENAHYATPGVHFDASVEQGHPFAYHVYGTALTTATVDCLRGTYTIDRVQIAHDFGQSFSPAIDRGQIEGGVVQGIGWMTLEEVSYNDEGRLLSNSLNSYKIPDLYAVPAVLDVHFLDTPGHPNAILRAKAVGEPPLMYGIGAYFALRDAVRAFQPGMALPLVAPMTPERVLGGLYPEVIMAKQTVAG; this is translated from the coding sequence ATGAACCACCTCGACCCCCAGCGCCACGTGCGCGGCGAATCGCAGTACCTTGATGACGTGCCGGTGCAGCAGGGCACGCTTTACGCCGCGGTGTATGAGTCGCCGCTGGCGCATGGTATTTTAAATAGTCTTGACCTCGACGCGGCGCAAAAAGCGCCCGGCGTGGTGCGTATTCTCACGGCCGCCGATATTCCGGGCCGCAACCAGATTGGCGGCATCGTGCCCGACGAGCCGCTGCTGGCCGAGGGCCACGTACATTTTCGGGGGCAGCCGGTGGCGCTGGTGCTGGCCCGCACCGAGGCCCAGGCCCACGCCGCGCTTAAATTCATAAAAATCGATATTTCGCCGCTGCCCGTCGTTACCGACCCGCGCCGGGCGGCCGCGCAGGGCGAGCTGATAGTGCCGCCGCGCACGTTTCGCATCGGCGACTCGGCCGGCGCGTTTGCGCAGTGCGACTATGTGTTTGAAGGGGTGGCCGAGAGCGGCGGGCAGGAGCATTTATACATCGAAACGCAGGGCGCCTACGCCTTCCCAACCGAGCTGGGCGGCGTTAAAATCATTTCCTCGACCCAGGGGCCGACGGCCGTGCAGCGCCACTGCGCCGTGGTGCTGGGCGTGGGCATGCACCAGGTAGAAGTGGACGTGACGCGCCTGGGAGGCGGCTTTGGCGGCAAGGAAGACCAAGCCACGCCCTGGGGCTGCCTGGCCGCGCTGGGCACTTTTCTGGTGAAAAAGCCGGTGAAGCTGGTGCTCGACCGCATGGCCGACATGCGCATGACCGGCAAGCGCCATCCGTACTCGTCCGACTTCAAAATCGGGCTGAGCAAGGACCTAAAAATCCTGGCCTACGAGGTGACCTACTACCAGAATGCCGGGGCCGCCGCCGACCTCTCGCCGGCCGTGCTGGAGCGCACGCTTTTCCATACCACCAACGCCTACTATATCCCGAACGTCACGGCCACGGCCAACTCGTGCCGCACCAATCTGCCGCCCAATACGGCCTTCCGGGGCTTCGGCGGGCCGCAGGGCATGTTCGTCATCGAGTCGGCCATTACCAGGGCGGCCGAGGCGCTGGGCGTGCTGCCCAGCGATATTCAGCGCCGCAACCTGCTGCGCGAGGGCGACCGGTTTCCGTACCGCCAGCCGGCCGAGGGCTGCCACGCCGAGCAGGCCTGGGACACGGCCGCCGAGCTGTTTGACCTGGCAAAGCAGCGGGCGGAAATCGCGGCCTTTAATTCAAGAAATACTATATTTAAAAAAGGCCTGGCCGTGATGCCCATCTGCTTCGGCATCTCGTTCACCAAGACCTTTATGAACCAGACGCGGGCGCTGGTGCACATCTACACCGATGGCTCGGTGGGCATCAGCACCGGCGCGGTGGAGATGGGGCAGGGCGTGAACACCAAAATCGCGCAGGTGGCGGCCCGCACGCTGGGCATTTCGATTAACCGCATTAAAATCGAGAGCACTAATACTACCCGCGTCGCCAATACCTCGCCCAGCGCCGCCAGCGCCACCGCCGACCTCAACGGCAGGGCCACCCAGCTAGCCTGCCTGGCCCTGCGCGAGCGCCTGCTGCGCCACGCCAGTACCGAGTTTCGAGTTGATTACGAAGGTATTACTATCGAAAACGAGCAGGTGCTGGCCGCCGGCATTCCGGCCGAAACCACCTGGGAAAAGCTGGTGAGCAGCGCCTTCGTGCGCCGAGTGGCCCTCACCGAAAACGCCCACTACGCCACGCCCGGCGTGCATTTCGACGCCAGCGTGGAGCAGGGCCATCCGTTTGCCTACCACGTGTACGGCACGGCCCTTACCACCGCCACCGTCGATTGCCTGCGCGGCACCTACACCATCGACCGCGTGCAGATTGCCCACGATTTCGGCCAGAGCTTCAGCCCGGCCATCGACCGCGGCCAGATTGAGGGCGGCGTCGTGCAGGGCATTGGCTGGATGACGCTGGAAGAAGTGAGCTACAACGACGAAGGCCGCCTGCTCAGCAACTCGCTGAACAGCTACAAGATACCTGACCTCTACGCGGTACCCGCCGTACTCGACGTGCACTTCCTCGACACGCCCGGCCACCCCAATGCCATCCTGCGCGCCAAGGCCGTGGGCGAGCCGCCGCTCATGTACGGCATCGGCGCCTACTTCGCCCTGCGCGACGCGGTGCGGGCATTTCAGCCGGGCATGGCCCTGCCGCTGGTGGCCCCCATGACGCCCGAGCGGGTGTTGGGTGGGTTGTACCCGGAAGTTATTATGGCAAAGCAGACAGTAGCAGGCTAA
- a CDS encoding FAD binding domain-containing protein has translation MISFYLNDQPVHTAEPAASALLDFVRYHEHLTGTKIGCREGDCGACTVLVGELAEDGQRLAYQSMTSCLTPLGNVHGKHVVTVEGINPAGGQLTPVQQAIVDQNGAQCGFCTVGFVLSLTGHSLSDKPATASSTRAAIDGNICRCTGYKSLERAAARLTAELAARPATDSVKWLSEKQFVPAYFTEIPARLAALRAETGTAPSPAANGHDAGAAPVSTSPNGHAQSQNGQHSASQPFTHPLLSGGTDLLVQRLDELRQQPVRLLFDHGRRGVRQHEGRVVLGAATTASQLLESEVMRGLLPRLPDYLKLVSSTPIRNMGTVAGNFVNASPIGDLTILFLALGAETTLADAAGANRSLPLAGLYLGYKKLAKAADEQVTEISFPAPLAGDFFNFEKVSKRTHLDIASVNTAAWLRVENDVITAARVSAGGVGPVPLLLARTGEYLLGRPLSADTVAGANAVMQAEISPISDVRGTAAYKRLLLRQLLFAHFLRFAPAMTLAELR, from the coding sequence ATGATTTCCTTCTACCTCAACGACCAGCCAGTCCATACGGCCGAGCCAGCCGCCAGCGCTTTGCTCGATTTTGTGCGCTACCATGAGCACCTGACGGGCACCAAAATCGGCTGCCGCGAGGGCGACTGCGGGGCCTGCACCGTGCTGGTGGGCGAGCTGGCCGAAGATGGCCAACGCCTTGCCTACCAGAGCATGACGAGCTGCCTCACGCCGCTCGGCAACGTGCACGGCAAGCACGTCGTCACGGTGGAGGGCATCAACCCGGCCGGCGGGCAGCTTACGCCGGTGCAGCAGGCCATTGTGGACCAAAACGGCGCGCAGTGCGGCTTCTGCACGGTGGGCTTCGTGCTGTCGCTCACCGGCCACAGTCTCAGCGATAAGCCGGCTACCGCGAGCAGCACCCGCGCCGCCATCGACGGCAATATCTGCCGCTGCACGGGCTACAAGAGCCTGGAGCGCGCCGCCGCCCGCCTTACCGCCGAGCTGGCCGCACGGCCCGCCACGGATAGTGTAAAGTGGCTGAGTGAAAAGCAGTTCGTGCCCGCCTACTTTACCGAAATACCCGCCCGCCTGGCCGCCCTGCGCGCCGAAACGGGCACGGCGCCGTCGCCCGCTGCCAACGGCCACGACGCCGGCGCCGCGCCCGTTTCGACCTCGCCCAACGGCCACGCGCAAAGCCAGAACGGCCAGCATTCGGCCAGTCAGCCTTTTACCCATCCCCTCTTGTCGGGTGGCACCGACCTATTGGTGCAGCGCCTCGACGAGCTGCGCCAGCAGCCCGTGCGCCTGCTCTTCGACCACGGCCGGCGCGGCGTGCGCCAGCACGAGGGCCGCGTAGTGCTGGGCGCCGCCACCACGGCCAGCCAGTTGCTGGAGTCGGAGGTGATGCGCGGCCTGCTGCCGCGCCTGCCCGACTACCTCAAGCTGGTGTCGAGTACGCCCATCCGCAACATGGGTACGGTGGCCGGCAACTTCGTAAATGCTTCACCCATTGGCGATTTGACCATATTGTTTCTGGCGCTGGGTGCCGAAACTACGCTGGCCGACGCGGCCGGCGCCAACCGCTCGCTGCCGCTGGCCGGGCTGTACCTGGGCTACAAAAAGCTGGCGAAGGCGGCCGATGAGCAGGTAACCGAAATCAGCTTCCCGGCGCCGCTGGCCGGCGATTTCTTCAACTTCGAAAAGGTATCCAAGCGCACGCACCTCGACATTGCCAGCGTGAATACCGCCGCCTGGCTGCGGGTCGAAAACGACGTAATTACGGCCGCCCGCGTCTCGGCCGGCGGGGTAGGGCCGGTGCCGCTGCTGCTGGCCCGCACCGGCGAGTACCTGCTGGGCCGCCCGCTAAGCGCCGACACGGTGGCCGGTGCCAATGCGGTGATGCAGGCAGAAATCAGCCCGATTAGCGACGTGCGCGGCACGGCGGCTTATAAACGTCTGCTGCTGCGGCAACTGCTGTTTGCGCATTTCCTGCGCTTCGCGCCGGCAATGACGCTGGCGGAGTTGAGGTAG
- a CDS encoding PIN domain-containing protein produces MFLDTNLIIQHIRREETLPARTLLSVIVAGELEAFALKAAWGPQKTNFLQQIRQQFPPIEVSDQLLQPYAYLDAYSQGKLTQQPLPVGTSSRNMGKNDLWIAATALYFGVELHTTDHDFDHLWAVGLQVIKP; encoded by the coding sequence ATGTTTCTTGATACCAATCTGATTATCCAACATATTCGCCGAGAGGAAACGCTTCCTGCCCGCACTTTACTATCGGTTATCGTAGCTGGTGAGCTAGAAGCTTTTGCCTTAAAGGCAGCTTGGGGCCCGCAAAAGACAAACTTTCTGCAACAAATCCGACAGCAGTTTCCCCCTATTGAAGTGTCGGACCAACTGCTTCAGCCCTACGCTTACCTGGATGCTTATAGCCAGGGCAAATTGACGCAACAGCCGTTACCAGTTGGTACCTCCTCCCGAAATATGGGAAAGAATGACCTGTGGATTGCAGCGACAGCCTTGTATTTCGGCGTGGAATTGCATACCACTGACCATGACTTTGACCACCTGTGGGCCGTTGGCTTACAGGTCATTAAACCTTAA
- a CDS encoding RodZ family helix-turn-helix domain-containing protein, whose protein sequence is MTQRYRFCFALVALLVAVLGLATPARAQQPGPPPAAPAPKAARPAAEPAPPNTRRCRYQRLAIGRDTTSFTLSDTLTIVPASVTANGQAVGYDPRTDRYQLVRPAPRDSNGVGRPDSVLLCYRVLPLPLLRARYRRPRRLMDSIDFRDRPMLGAQDFSQKEQILSTPGISKTGNLSRGISFGNTQNVFVNSALNLQLEGQLTENIHLTAAISDQNVPFQPEGNTQTLQQFDKIYITLTGPQWNLTAGDVVLRNKPDYFLRYYKNIQGAAIEANLGAPGPQPLQAGTTNNSVSNAPPSSFTTYTNGVTNNSAAPQGAASAPLTPPTAAVPPGQVLPTAPPAGAASVVVRDKQGQIRSSTLVAGGVAKGKFASLDVKPLDNVQGPYRLTGPNGEQFIIVLAGSERVYLDGRLQTRGFDFDYVIDYNLAEITFSPRHLITANTRLKVDFEYSDLNYSRSLYTISHYQQVGKLNVRGNYYQEADSPDNLANLTLSAQDQQLLRSAGNVSSVQAPGADSAAFNHTLVQYHRVAQVDAGTGLRTYAFVYATDSLRGVYTVRFTQVAANTGDYALSTTDVNANGRVYKYVGTNLGDYKAVRILPTPLLKQMVTAGATYQLDRSAAVFVDLASSQLQRNRFAVGTEDKGQAMRVGYTVQDRALPAWVPAALQKYRLRSALDYEYTAPKFAPIDRYRDIEFDRNWSAPSTANATTTDAREDNIFNFAIGLSRDANHAVNYRVSRRYRPGEVSGVQQWVDVAQQVGRLEMRGSLFLLNSQAGRYHSDWARGEASVRYGGGRLIPGYTYRFDKNKVISPRGDTIRSANYFDEHTFFLQTPDTGRTRYSLNYSFRRDRTPTAEQDNLAIHNQSQTVQGNLTTRISKTQDLRIVATYRDVNLVSTPDSARQRNILGKIDHNVSFLQNQIRSELSYSVQTGRELRRDFSFLAVPAGQGTHYYAGDLNHNGVQDKDEFLEAQTPDAQYRTYIKVYLPTNDYLTAYQNRLSYRLTVNAPRGWREAGSWRAGLARLSSISSATVDRRTTSPDLGSRLNPFSFNKQDDKLLAFNQLLRNTLYFNRANPIFGAELTVQQTQQKTLLTEGFDLRNLTTQSLLLRRTLAQSFTGRLTTARDVREAQASYSAARNFRLLIYTVQPEISYQPSPMLRLTGSLLHTNKHDVLDHTGQADVPNDTKATFDDLGLETRLSQVSKRTLTVATHVTRVAFSGDANAQNSVVGLEILQALRPGTNYTWNLNLEQRLANGLNINVAYDGRKASGSSVVHTGRMQVAVLF, encoded by the coding sequence ATGACCCAACGCTACCGCTTCTGCTTCGCCCTTGTGGCTCTGCTGGTAGCGGTGTTGGGTTTGGCGACACCCGCCCGGGCCCAGCAGCCCGGCCCGCCGCCCGCCGCGCCGGCCCCTAAAGCAGCCCGCCCGGCCGCCGAGCCCGCCCCGCCCAATACTAGGCGCTGCCGTTATCAGCGCCTGGCCATCGGCCGTGATACTACGAGTTTTACGCTGAGTGATACGCTCACGATTGTGCCGGCTTCGGTAACGGCCAATGGCCAGGCGGTCGGCTACGACCCGCGCACCGACCGCTACCAGCTGGTGCGCCCGGCCCCGCGCGATAGCAATGGCGTGGGCCGGCCCGACTCGGTGCTGCTCTGCTACCGGGTGCTGCCGCTGCCGCTGCTGCGGGCGCGCTACCGCCGCCCGCGCCGGCTCATGGACAGCATCGACTTTCGCGACCGCCCCATGCTGGGCGCGCAGGATTTTTCGCAGAAAGAGCAGATACTGAGCACGCCGGGCATTAGCAAAACGGGCAATCTGTCCAGGGGGATTTCTTTTGGCAATACCCAGAACGTGTTCGTGAACTCGGCGCTGAACTTACAGCTGGAGGGGCAGCTGACCGAAAATATTCACCTCACGGCCGCTATTTCCGACCAGAACGTGCCTTTTCAGCCCGAAGGCAACACCCAGACGCTGCAGCAATTCGATAAAATCTATATTACCCTCACCGGCCCGCAGTGGAACCTGACGGCCGGCGACGTGGTGCTGCGCAACAAGCCCGATTATTTTTTGCGCTACTATAAAAATATTCAAGGGGCCGCCATTGAGGCCAATCTGGGGGCGCCCGGCCCGCAGCCGCTGCAGGCTGGCACCACCAACAACAGCGTCAGCAATGCGCCGCCCTCGTCCTTTACCACCTACACCAACGGCGTGACCAATAACAGCGCTGCGCCTCAGGGTGCGGCCAGCGCGCCGCTTACGCCGCCCACGGCTGCCGTACCGCCCGGCCAAGTGCTGCCTACAGCCCCGCCGGCCGGGGCTGCCAGCGTGGTTGTGCGCGACAAGCAGGGCCAGATTCGCTCCTCGACGCTGGTAGCGGGCGGGGTGGCCAAGGGCAAGTTTGCCAGCCTCGACGTGAAGCCCCTCGACAACGTGCAGGGGCCGTACCGCCTCACCGGCCCCAACGGCGAGCAGTTTATCATTGTGCTGGCTGGCTCGGAGCGCGTGTACCTCGATGGCCGGCTGCAGACGCGAGGCTTCGACTTCGACTATGTTATTGACTACAACCTGGCGGAAATTACGTTTTCGCCGCGCCACCTCATCACGGCTAATACGCGCCTGAAGGTCGATTTTGAATATTCCGACCTCAACTATTCGCGCTCCCTCTACACCATCAGCCACTACCAGCAGGTGGGGAAGCTGAATGTGCGCGGCAACTATTACCAGGAGGCCGACAGCCCCGATAACCTGGCCAACCTCACGCTCTCGGCCCAGGACCAGCAGCTGCTGCGCAGTGCCGGCAACGTGTCGTCGGTGCAGGCACCGGGGGCCGATTCGGCAGCCTTCAACCACACCCTGGTGCAATACCACCGCGTGGCCCAGGTCGATGCCGGCACGGGGCTGCGAACCTATGCGTTTGTGTATGCCACCGACTCGCTCCGCGGGGTGTACACGGTGCGCTTTACGCAAGTAGCGGCCAATACGGGTGATTATGCGCTGAGTACCACTGACGTAAACGCGAACGGCCGGGTCTATAAGTACGTCGGCACTAACCTGGGCGATTACAAGGCCGTGCGGATTTTGCCCACGCCACTGCTCAAGCAGATGGTAACCGCCGGGGCTACCTACCAGCTCGACCGGTCGGCCGCGGTGTTTGTGGACCTGGCCAGCTCGCAGCTGCAGCGCAACCGCTTTGCGGTAGGCACCGAAGACAAAGGCCAGGCCATGCGCGTGGGCTACACCGTGCAAGACCGGGCCCTGCCGGCCTGGGTGCCGGCTGCGCTGCAGAAATACCGCCTCCGCTCGGCCCTCGATTACGAGTACACGGCCCCCAAATTTGCGCCCATCGACCGCTACCGCGATATTGAGTTCGACCGCAACTGGAGCGCCCCCAGCACCGCCAACGCCACCACCACCGATGCCCGTGAGGATAATATATTCAACTTTGCCATTGGGCTGAGCCGCGACGCCAACCACGCCGTGAACTACCGCGTGAGCCGCCGCTACCGGCCCGGCGAGGTGAGTGGGGTGCAGCAGTGGGTCGACGTAGCCCAGCAGGTGGGCCGGCTCGAAATGCGCGGCTCCTTGTTCTTACTCAATTCGCAGGCCGGGCGCTACCATTCCGACTGGGCACGGGGCGAGGCCAGCGTGCGCTACGGTGGCGGGCGGCTTATTCCGGGCTACACCTATCGGTTTGATAAAAACAAGGTTATCTCCCCGCGGGGCGATACCATTCGCTCGGCTAATTATTTTGACGAGCACACCTTCTTTCTGCAAACCCCCGACACCGGCCGCACCCGCTACAGCCTCAACTACAGCTTCCGGCGCGACCGCACACCCACCGCCGAGCAGGATAACCTCGCTATTCACAACCAGTCGCAGACGGTGCAGGGCAACCTGACCACCCGTATCAGCAAAACCCAGGACCTGCGTATTGTTGCTACCTACCGCGACGTGAACTTGGTGAGTACCCCCGACAGCGCCCGCCAGCGTAATATTCTGGGCAAAATAGACCACAACGTCAGCTTCCTGCAAAACCAAATTCGCTCCGAGCTGAGCTACAGCGTGCAAACCGGCCGCGAGCTACGGCGCGACTTTTCGTTTCTGGCCGTGCCGGCCGGGCAGGGCACCCACTACTACGCCGGCGACCTCAACCACAACGGCGTGCAGGACAAGGACGAGTTTCTGGAAGCCCAGACCCCTGATGCCCAGTACCGTACCTACATTAAGGTGTACCTGCCCACCAACGATTACCTCACCGCCTACCAGAACCGCCTCAGCTATCGCCTCACCGTGAACGCGCCCCGCGGCTGGCGCGAGGCCGGCAGCTGGCGTGCCGGGCTGGCCCGGCTCAGCAGCATCAGCAGCGCCACGGTAGACCGCCGCACCACCAGCCCCGACCTGGGCTCGCGCCTCAACCCGTTTAGCTTTAATAAGCAAGATGACAAGCTATTGGCTTTCAATCAGCTGTTGCGGAATACGCTGTACTTTAATAGAGCAAACCCTATATTCGGGGCCGAGCTGACCGTGCAGCAAACCCAGCAGAAAACCCTGCTTACCGAAGGCTTCGACCTGCGCAACCTTACCACTCAAAGCCTGCTGCTGCGCCGCACGCTGGCGCAGTCGTTTACGGGCCGCCTCACCACCGCCCGCGACGTGCGCGAGGCCCAGGCCTCGTACTCGGCGGCGCGCAATTTCCGGCTGCTCATCTACACCGTGCAGCCCGAAATCAGCTACCAGCCCAGCCCCATGTTACGCCTCACCGGCTCACTGCTGCACACCAACAAGCACGACGTACTCGACCACACCGGCCAGGCCGACGTGCCCAACGATACCAAGGCTACCTTCGACGACCTGGGCCTCGAAACCCGCCTCAGCCAGGTCAGCAAGCGCACGCTTACGGTGGCTACGCACGTCACGCGGGTAGCCTTTTCGGGCGATGCCAACGCCCAGAATTCCGTAGTAGGCCTCGAAATATTGCAGGCCCTGCGCCCCGGCACCAACTACACCTGGAACCTCAACCTGGAACAGCGGTTGGCTAATGGCCTGAATATCAACGTGGCTTATGATGGCCGTAAAGCCAGCGGCTCCAGCGTGGTGCACACGGGCCGGATGCAGGTGGCGGTGCTGTTTTAA